The bacterium genome segment TTCGGTTGACGATTTAATGCAAATTTCAGGAATCGGGCAAGCGAAAGCACTGCAAATTTCATCCGCAATTGCATTGACGAGGAGAATTTTTGACAAGCAAAATTCTTTGGACAATTTGATTTTATCAGCACAAGATACCATTGCTTTAGTTTCGGATTTGAAAGATAAAAAACAAGAACAGTTAGTTTGTCTTTATTTGAACGCACGCAATGCTTTGTTAAAAAAAGAAACAGTTTCAGTTGGAATATTGGATAAAAGTATTATTCATCCGCGAGAAATTTTTGCTCCTGGATTGGAACTGCGCGCTGCAGGCGTGATATTGGTTCATAATCATCCTTCCGGTGATTCAAACCCAAGCGAACAAGACAAACAAGTAGCTAAAAGAGTAATCGAGGCGGGACAATTGATGGGTATTAATGTTGTTGATTTTCTTATTATCGCAAAAAACGGAGCACATAGCATACTCGGCGAAATAAAAAAAACTGAATTGACAAACACGGAATATGTTGCCGATGGTTCGCAAGCTTCTTTGTTTGATTTGCTTGTTGATTATAATGTTAGTTATAAATTGGATATAGATTCTAAAGTAAGCATTGGGGATAAATCCGTTAAGGTTGAGGAAAATGGGTATTATTGGCATGGTGATCCAATTTATAAAAAAGGGACTTATGTTAGTAGCAATAATCCCGTTATTGTAGAACTTTTTTCCGGATGTGGTGGAACATCATTGGGATTTGAAATGGCGGGATATCATGTATTAGTTGGTTGTGATATTCATGGGCCTTCAATAGAAACGTTTTCAATAAATCATCCTAGAGCTTCTACGATTTTAGGTGATGTAAAAAAAGTTAATCCGAATAACATACTTGAGCTATTAAATGGTAGAGAGATCGATGTTTTAATAGCAGGAGTACCATGTCAAGGTTTTTCACTTAATAATCGAAAAAGGCATGTTGGAGATGAGCGAAATTTACTCTACAAAGAATTTATTCGCTTTGTTAAGACCCTAAAACCAAAAGCAATATTGCTTGAAAATGTTTCTGGTATGAAAAGTGCTGGTGATATCGTTAAAACAATCGAAAAAGAAATTAGCGAAGCTGGGAATATGACCGTAAAAAGCAAACTGTTATATGCCGCTGATTATGGTGTACCTCAAAAAAGAACAAGGCTTGTTTTTGTCGGTGTTCGAGGTAAAGAATTTGATTTTAATGATATTAAAAAAACACATGGACCTGGTACAAAAAATCCTTTTGTCACCGTCAAGGACGCGATAAGTGACTTACCTCGATTACAACCAGATGAGATAGCGGAAAAGTATACGAAGGAACCATCTAGTGAGTATCAAAGATTGATGAGGAAAAATTTACGAAGTAATCAATTGACTAATCATAAAGCACCAAATCACCCACAAGATACAATTGATAAAATAAGAAACACAAAGCCGGGGTTACCGATGTACCCTAAATTTAAGCAAAGAATAAGACTCGCATGGGATATACAAAGTCCAACTCAGGTTTCTGGTGGTATTAGGCCACAATTCCAATTCGGACATCCGTCAGATTCGAGAGGACTAACAATCAGAGAAAGGTGTAGATTACAAAGTTTCCCCGATCATTTTGTCGTAAGAGGGGGCATTGTTCAAGGCAGAGTACAAACAGGAAATGCCGTGCCGCCGTTTTTAGCGAAAGCGGTTGCTTTAGCATTAAAAAATTATTTATAAAATTATGAATTATAGAATTTGGTATAGTACGGAAAGTTTTGCAGATTACATAATTGGAAACACTAATTTACAGAGTAAATCTTTCACAAAAAAGAAG includes the following:
- the radC gene encoding DNA repair protein RadC; this encodes EKGADALSDSELLAILLGSGIKGTNVKVLSQKILKKFGDNLLNASVDDLMQISGIGQAKALQISSAIALTRRIFDKQNSLDNLILSAQDTIALVSDLKDKKQEQLVCLYLNARNALLKKETVSVGILDKSIIHPREIFAPGLELRAAGVILVHNHPSGDSNPSEQDKQVAKRVIEAGQLMGINVVDFLIIAKNGAHSILGEIKKTELTNTEYVADGSQASLFDLLVDYNVSYKLDIDSKVSIGDKSVKVEENGYYWHGDPIYKKGTYVSSNNPVIVELFSGCGGTSLGFEMAGYHVLVGCDIHGPSIETFSINHPRASTILGDVKKVNPNNILELLNGREIDVLIAGVPCQGFSLNNRKRHVGDERNLLYKEFIRFVKTLKPKAILLENVSGMKSAGDIVKTIEKEISEAGNMTVKSKLLYAADYGVPQKRTRLVFVGVRGKEFDFNDIKKTHGPGTKNPFVTVKDAISDLPRLQPDEIAEKYTKEPSSEYQRLMRKNLRSNQLTNHKAPNHPQDTIDKIRNTKPGLPMYPKFKQRIRLAWDIQSPTQVSGGIRPQFQFGHPSDSRGLTIRERCRLQSFPDHFVVRGGIVQGRVQTGNAVPPFLAKAVALALKNYL